The stretch of DNA TTAGCATTTGAAGCTTTGCAAAAAAAGAAGCTAAATCTTGGACAGAGCGTGACTGTGTCACAAAAGGCAGCTAGTATGCCAAAAAGTAACATAGCTTTAAAAGTAGGACAAAAAATTACGATTCGTCAGGCTGTTTATGCGCTTATCGTAAAGTCTGCAAATGACGCAGCTGTTGTGTTGAGTGAGGCAACTGCAGGTAACGAAGCAAAATTTGTAGCCCTTATGAATAAAAAGGCTAAAGAACTAAATATGCATAATACAAACTTCCAAAATTCCCACGGCTGGCATAATGATAGGCAATACACAACCGCACATGACCTGTCATTGTTGGCTTCTGCCTTGAGAAAAGACTTTCCCAATTACTATCATTTGTTTGCGATGAAGTCTTTTATGTATAAGGGAAAAAGAATAGAAGGGCACAATAGAGTGTTAAGTAGGTATAAATGGGCTGACGGATTAAAAACGGGCTATGTCGCTGCCTCTGGTTTTAATTTAGCAACTTCAACAAAGCGCCCAGAGGGTAAGCTTATTGCAATTGTGATGGGGGGACAAACTGCCAAAGCAAGAGATGATCACATGATACATTTGCTCAATAGTGTATACAGCAAAATACAACCTAATAAAAGGCATAAAAAACAGCATATTATAGCTAAAAAAAGGCAATACATCTTCATGTATGCTACCAACTCACATAAAAAAACAAGCTCTGCAAAAATCAAAGCTACACGTCGAAACAAATGAGTGCTCTTAGGTTGTTTTTAGCGCCATCAATTGTCAAAGACCAGCAAATTAGGTTGGAAAGGGAAAACATTCATTATCTGCTAAACGTAATGAAAGTCAAGAACCAGGAAGATGTTTATATATTTAACGATAAGGATGGGGAATGGCTGAGTAAGGTGGATATAATATCTAAAAATAATGTATTCCTGATTCCCACTATAAATATAAGGATGCCATCCAATCTTTCGAAAATAATCCTAGCCTTTTCATTATTGAAAAGACAAAACAACAGTTTAGTCGTACAAAAAGCCACAGAATTAAATGTGCGCGAAATATACCCTATTGTTACTAAGAGGTCGATTGTACGTGATATTAATATTGAAAAATTTTATTTAGTTGCAAAAGAAGCGGCTGAACAATGCAATAGACTTGATATTCCAAAAATTCATAATATCTT from Candidatus Bandiella woodruffii encodes:
- a CDS encoding D-alanyl-D-alanine carboxypeptidase family protein, with translation MRKFIIHCLFFALFCFNAILCYSGSSIQSSSKYASIVLNADTGEVMYSKNAHHKRYPASLTKMMTLYLAFEALQKKKLNLGQSVTVSQKAASMPKSNIALKVGQKITIRQAVYALIVKSANDAAVVLSEATAGNEAKFVALMNKKAKELNMHNTNFQNSHGWHNDRQYTTAHDLSLLASALRKDFPNYYHLFAMKSFMYKGKRIEGHNRVLSRYKWADGLKTGYVAASGFNLATSTKRPEGKLIAIVMGGQTAKARDDHMIHLLNSVYSKIQPNKRHKKQHIIAKKRQYIFMYATNSHKKTSSAKIKATRRNK
- a CDS encoding RsmE family RNA methyltransferase yields the protein MSALRLFLAPSIVKDQQIRLERENIHYLLNVMKVKNQEDVYIFNDKDGEWLSKVDIISKNNVFLIPTINIRMPSNLSKIILAFSLLKRQNNSLVVQKATELNVREIYPIVTKRSIVRDINIEKFYLVAKEAAEQCNRLDIPKIHNILSIGELITKAENANLILCDNKQTSEAVLKLEKKLNYQNDSAILIGPEGGFSSQEVEQLNCLANCYNVSLGELTLRAETAAISAMFAVQAMYDLHK